The following are from one region of the Anaeropeptidivorans aminofermentans genome:
- a CDS encoding ABC transporter permease, whose translation MAEKGIARRTFNLLAPVLVFGFVFAAFEFLVVALDMPAWLISKPSDTIRTLISQMDVIWPNTLITIQEILIGYVIGVTAGISLALIFTSNKFLDKAISPYVIFLIVTPQIIMVPLLMLWMGFGISVKIVAVALSSFPINMMSTMTGVRSVSVERYELMKSLRATKLQTFFKVLIPSALPNVFTGMRLATIFATTSAVGAELVSGNVGVGPQIAYHTEFMMVDVAFAYVYVMVFISVTFYMLINGIESIVLKRR comes from the coding sequence ATGGCAGAAAAGGGTATTGCCAGACGAACGTTTAATTTATTAGCGCCTGTTCTGGTTTTTGGTTTTGTTTTCGCTGCTTTTGAATTTCTTGTGGTTGCGCTTGATATGCCTGCATGGCTTATTTCAAAGCCGTCGGATACCATACGCACTTTGATTTCACAGATGGATGTGATATGGCCTAACACCCTTATCACCATTCAGGAAATTTTAATAGGCTATGTAATCGGCGTTACTGCGGGAATTTCTCTGGCGCTTATATTCACAAGCAACAAGTTCTTAGACAAGGCGATCAGTCCTTATGTAATATTTTTGATTGTTACGCCTCAAATTATTATGGTACCGCTTTTAATGCTTTGGATGGGATTTGGTATTTCCGTAAAGATTGTCGCGGTTGCGCTTTCTTCTTTCCCCATCAATATGATGAGTACAATGACCGGTGTAAGAAGCGTATCGGTTGAGCGGTATGAGCTTATGAAATCACTCAGGGCAACAAAATTGCAGACATTTTTTAAAGTTCTTATTCCTTCCGCCCTGCCGAATGTTTTTACCGGCATGAGGCTTGCCACGATCTTTGCGACAACTTCCGCCGTAGGTGCGGAGCTTGTAAGCGGCAACGTGGGGGTTGGCCCCCAGATTGCCTATCATACGGAGTTTATGATGGTAGATGTGGCCTTTGCGTATGTTTACGTCATGGTGTTCATAAGCGTGACGTTTTACATGTTGATAAATGGAATTGAATCCATAGTATTAAAAAGGAGGTAA
- a CDS encoding ABC transporter ATP-binding protein, translated as MDKIVLNNVNKIYKTKRQTIHALKDINITIPEKSIVSIVGPSGCGKSTIVRLICDIIEPTSGEIIVDGYKYEKNVPKSVIRKMGFIFQRPNLLPWLTLRENIAFPQKIVGLKGEEWDKYVDELIEIGRLSQCADLRPSALSGGMLQRVGVLRGMAIKPEILLMDEPFGALDDMLREQLDLETLSIWEKLSQTIVFITHNVRESVLMSSKVYVMSTNPGQILEEVKIDLPYPRDLSIIADPKFIEYEEKITALIGEIDLSTVK; from the coding sequence ATGGATAAAATTGTTCTGAATAATGTTAATAAAATATACAAGACGAAGCGTCAGACGATACACGCATTAAAGGATATAAATATAACGATTCCTGAAAAATCCATTGTGTCTATCGTAGGCCCTTCCGGCTGCGGAAAATCGACGATTGTCCGGCTGATATGCGATATTATAGAGCCTACCTCAGGAGAAATTATCGTAGACGGCTATAAGTATGAAAAGAATGTTCCAAAGTCGGTAATTCGTAAAATGGGATTTATTTTCCAAAGGCCGAATCTCCTTCCATGGCTTACTTTACGGGAGAATATCGCTTTTCCACAGAAAATAGTAGGGCTTAAAGGCGAAGAATGGGATAAATACGTAGACGAGCTTATAGAAATAGGGCGGTTAAGCCAGTGTGCAGACCTTCGGCCGTCGGCTCTTTCAGGCGGAATGCTTCAAAGGGTAGGAGTTTTAAGAGGGATGGCCATTAAGCCGGAGATTCTTCTTATGGACGAACCCTTCGGTGCCCTTGATGATATGCTAAGGGAACAGCTTGACTTAGAGACCCTCAGCATATGGGAAAAGCTCAGCCAGACCATCGTGTTTATAACCCATAATGTTCGTGAATCCGTGCTTATGTCCTCAAAGGTATACGTTATGTCTACGAATCCCGGTCAAATTCTTGAGGAAGTTAAGATAGATCTCCCATACCCAAGGGATTTATCCATAATTGCAGATCCCAAATTCATCGAATATGAGGAAAAAATAACTGCGCTTATCGGAGAGATCGATCTTTCGACCGTTAAATAG
- a CDS encoding ABC transporter permease, whose translation MKDKNALKNRLSSSWRNSWPGLMMLLIILIFWEAAVYIFDISFVVIPAPHIIVKETMKYFKSELLVHWLATVKIIAIGYISGVSFGILLASLISQSKLAIRALSPLITVLVTLPTMVIIPIYMVWVGFDIEYRAIPVFMNVASIITLNTLSGFVNVESRLLDLAESYGATRAQRFFKFVFPSALPEIFTGLRLGCTFSILNTIGIEFIAGKVGMGFAVQYFSGLLKMPIVWGCILIVGITGRVMFLIVEIFEKKLVTWTR comes from the coding sequence ATAGCTGGCCCGGCCTGATGATGCTCTTAATTATACTTATTTTCTGGGAAGCCGCAGTTTATATCTTTGATATCTCTTTTGTGGTTATTCCGGCGCCCCATATTATAGTAAAAGAAACGATGAAGTATTTTAAATCAGAGCTTCTTGTTCACTGGCTTGCTACCGTAAAAATCATTGCCATCGGGTATATTTCAGGGGTATCTTTCGGAATTTTGCTGGCGTCTTTAATTTCCCAGTCAAAGCTTGCCATAAGGGCACTTTCTCCTCTGATTACGGTTCTTGTTACTTTGCCTACTATGGTAATTATACCGATATACATGGTTTGGGTAGGCTTTGACATAGAATACAGGGCTATTCCCGTATTTATGAACGTAGCGTCTATTATTACGCTGAATACCCTTTCAGGCTTTGTAAATGTTGAAAGCAGGCTTCTGGACCTTGCGGAAAGCTACGGAGCAACAAGAGCCCAAAGATTCTTTAAATTTGTTTTTCCAAGTGCTTTGCCGGAGATTTTTACAGGGCTTCGCCTTGGCTGTACATTTTCAATCCTTAACACCATAGGTATAGAGTTTATTGCAGGAAAGGTAGGCATGGGCTTTGCTGTTCAGTATTTCAGCGGGCTTTTGAAAATGCCTATTGTATGGGGCTGTATCCTGATTGTAGGTATTACAGGCCGCGTTATGTTTCTAATCGTAGAAATTTTTGAAAAGAAACTCGTAACCTGGACACGATAG